In Archangium violaceum, the following are encoded in one genomic region:
- a CDS encoding response regulator, producing MKARVLIVDDSATVRADLRGVLSTAGFGTTLCESLAVARKALSESEFDLLILDMLLPDGDGVELLEELRRVPRTAHLPVLMLSTEAAVIQRLKGLSHGANDYVGKPYDSAYVVRRAHELTQLPDSDGTPRLVSAGRRRRVLVVDGRIDFRHRAADALRKDGHDVIIAESGEDALRLLEAQPVDCILLDLEMPGLEGPEWVRAVRALPGTAHVAVVGLTAGFDAKLISEALAVKVDAFCSKTEDIEVLRAQVRTELRRRAESEQSTAPAAPVAHAPAHHPVAPVVPVAPVPNASAPHAPSVGGAHGSLFDALVARCGLSPVIAPSTMTRACRKAGVEPQMLTPVTLAKALPSIRDMLHIFLDAQEAERRIQAIQALAHAEPPGASSPESKKSRGH from the coding sequence ATGAAGGCACGTGTGCTCATCGTGGACGACAGCGCGACGGTCCGGGCGGACCTGCGCGGGGTGCTGAGCACCGCCGGCTTTGGCACCACGTTGTGCGAGAGCCTCGCGGTCGCCCGCAAGGCGCTGAGCGAGAGTGAGTTCGACCTGCTCATCCTGGACATGCTGCTGCCGGATGGTGACGGCGTGGAGCTGCTGGAGGAACTGCGCCGGGTGCCTCGCACGGCGCACCTGCCGGTGCTGATGCTGTCCACCGAGGCGGCGGTCATCCAGCGGCTCAAGGGCCTGTCCCATGGAGCCAACGACTACGTGGGCAAGCCGTACGACTCGGCGTACGTGGTGCGGCGCGCCCACGAGCTGACGCAGCTGCCGGATTCGGATGGCACGCCCCGGCTGGTGTCGGCCGGGCGGCGGCGCCGGGTGCTGGTGGTGGACGGCCGCATCGACTTCCGCCACCGCGCCGCGGATGCGCTGCGCAAGGACGGCCACGACGTCATCATCGCCGAGTCCGGCGAGGACGCCCTGCGGCTGCTGGAGGCGCAGCCGGTGGATTGCATCCTGTTGGACCTGGAGATGCCGGGGCTGGAGGGACCGGAATGGGTGCGCGCCGTGAGGGCCCTGCCCGGGACGGCGCACGTGGCCGTGGTGGGGCTGACGGCCGGCTTCGACGCGAAGCTCATCTCCGAGGCCCTGGCGGTGAAGGTGGATGCCTTCTGCTCCAAGACGGAGGACATCGAGGTGCTGCGCGCCCAGGTGCGCACGGAGCTGCGGCGCCGGGCGGAGTCCGAGCAGTCCACGGCGCCGGCCGCGCCCGTGGCGCACGCTCCGGCCCACCACCCGGTCGCTCCCGTCGTCCCGGTGGCGCCCGTGCCCAACGCCTCGGCCCCGCATGCGCCGTCCGTCGGGGGGGCCCATGGCTCGCTCTTCGACGCCCTGGTGGCGCGCTGTGGCCTGTCGCCCGTCATCGCCCCGTCCACCATGACGCGCGCCTGCCGCAAGGCCGGCGTGGAGCCGCAGATGCTCACCCCCGTGACGCTGGCGAAGGCGCTGCCGAGCATCCGCGACATGCTGCACATCTTCCTCGATGCCCAGGAAGCGGAGCGTCGCATCCAGGCCATCCAGGCGCTGGCCCACGCGGAGCCCCCCGGCGCGTCCTCGCCGGAGAGCAAGAAGTCCCGCGGCCACTGA
- a CDS encoding demethoxyubiquinone hydroxylase family protein produces the protein MANTDVETLNSFLRGEISAVETYRQAIGHVSDEKIRSQLEDCLHDHEHRVDTLRDRIEKLGGKPAGGSGIWGTFSKLIQAGADVLGEKAAIQALEEGEDHGLADYQRDMDKTHGEARRLVRMELLPAQKRTHERMSRLKKTIH, from the coding sequence ATGGCGAATACCGACGTCGAGACGCTCAACTCGTTCCTTCGTGGGGAGATCTCCGCCGTGGAGACCTACCGTCAGGCCATCGGCCACGTGTCGGACGAGAAGATCCGCAGTCAGCTGGAAGACTGCCTGCACGACCACGAGCACCGCGTGGACACCCTCCGTGATCGCATCGAGAAGCTCGGAGGCAAACCCGCTGGAGGCTCGGGCATCTGGGGCACCTTCTCGAAGCTGATCCAGGCGGGCGCCGATGTCCTCGGAGAGAAGGCGGCCATACAGGCGCTCGAGGAGGGCGAGGACCACGGCCTCGCGGACTACCAGCGCGACATGGACAAGACCCACGGCGAGGCCCGCCGCCTGGTCCGCATGGAGCTGCTGCCCGCTCAGAAGCGCACCCACGAGCGCATGAGCCGTCTCAAGAAGACGATCCACTGA
- a CDS encoding NAD-dependent epimerase/dehydratase family protein, protein MTTSRRQFLQYILAASALTACAPGMRASSGEGRASSKKKILVLGGTNFLGPAFVTAAQARGHTLTLFNRGRTRPHLFPDVEKLHGDRDPKKGEGLKALEGRSFDAVLDTSGQYPRMVRASAELLAPNIGQYVYISSVSAYAKNDTPYADETAATATLADPTVETMGKNFENYGGLKRACEEATEKAMPGRATVVRPGYIVGPEDGSDRYSYFPRRFEQGGEMLAPGSPSDPLQIIDARDLAEWLVLLIENNTPGTFNAVGPEKPWTMGEMFAACREVTGKDTKLTWVPGEFLLKNGEDGEGAIPIWAPALGAYAGMHLRSNARAVSAGLKFRSPVITTRDALAWFKSQPQERRDKPRAGLSPEREAELLSLWAQAQGKQG, encoded by the coding sequence ATGACCACTTCCCGAAGGCAGTTCCTGCAGTACATCCTGGCCGCGAGCGCGCTGACGGCCTGCGCGCCCGGCATGCGGGCCTCGTCCGGTGAGGGCCGCGCCTCCTCCAAGAAGAAGATCCTCGTCCTGGGTGGCACGAACTTTCTCGGCCCGGCGTTCGTCACCGCCGCCCAGGCGCGCGGACACACGCTGACGCTCTTCAACCGCGGCAGGACACGGCCGCACCTGTTCCCGGACGTGGAGAAGCTGCACGGGGATCGGGATCCGAAAAAGGGCGAGGGCCTGAAGGCACTCGAGGGCCGTTCGTTCGACGCGGTCCTCGACACCTCCGGCCAATACCCGCGCATGGTCCGGGCCTCCGCCGAGCTGCTGGCCCCCAACATCGGGCAGTACGTCTACATCTCCAGCGTCTCGGCGTACGCGAAGAACGACACCCCCTACGCGGACGAGACCGCCGCGACCGCGACGCTCGCGGACCCCACCGTCGAGACGATGGGCAAGAACTTCGAGAACTACGGCGGGCTGAAGCGCGCGTGCGAGGAGGCCACCGAGAAGGCCATGCCCGGCCGCGCCACCGTCGTCCGCCCCGGCTACATCGTCGGTCCCGAGGATGGTTCGGACCGCTACTCGTACTTCCCCCGGCGCTTCGAGCAGGGCGGCGAGATGCTCGCCCCGGGCAGCCCGTCGGATCCGCTGCAGATCATCGACGCGCGCGACCTGGCCGAGTGGCTCGTGCTGCTGATCGAGAACAACACCCCGGGCACCTTCAACGCCGTGGGGCCGGAGAAGCCCTGGACCATGGGCGAGATGTTCGCCGCGTGCAGGGAGGTGACGGGCAAGGACACGAAGCTCACCTGGGTGCCCGGCGAGTTCCTCCTGAAGAACGGCGAGGACGGCGAGGGCGCCATCCCCATCTGGGCTCCGGCCCTCGGGGCCTACGCGGGCATGCACCTGCGCAGCAATGCCCGGGCGGTGAGCGCCGGGCTGAAGTTCCGCTCGCCGGTCATCACCACCCGGGATGCGCTCGCCTGGTTCAAGAGCCAACCCCAGGAGCGCCGCGACAAGCCTCGTGCCGGACTTTCCCCGGAACGTGAGGCCGAGTTGCTTTCGCTCTGGGCCCAGGCACAGGGCAAGCAGGGATAG
- a CDS encoding patatin-like phospholipase family protein — translation MAERLATLVLSGGGAKGAFQVGAERVLREQFGFRWERIFGVSVGALNGTLLAQEEYQRLMNLWLNIREQDIYKKFSWPIVAFRLAVQRKLGFYDDTPLRALIEKHAKGRPFRIPTHVGRVSLVSGLYDLVDSDAPDFLDAVWHSATMPVIWEAIGPKAFVDGGLRNVTPLGDALRFNATEIVVIPCSAGEVESAKTPANIVDVAKRSLTDITINEILLNDVDEFVRINDVVRQAHEAGLTLKKPDGSAYRYCPITVLTPRKPMGDSLDFSPETIRLRMRHGEDVARMAMLQQTVVNVPPPVPSMPAP, via the coding sequence ATGGCGGAGCGACTCGCTACACTCGTTCTTTCCGGCGGTGGTGCCAAGGGTGCGTTTCAGGTCGGCGCCGAGCGCGTCCTGCGCGAACAGTTCGGGTTCCGCTGGGAGCGCATCTTCGGAGTGTCCGTCGGAGCCCTGAATGGCACGCTCCTCGCGCAGGAGGAGTACCAACGGCTGATGAACCTCTGGCTGAACATCCGCGAGCAGGACATCTACAAGAAGTTCTCCTGGCCCATCGTGGCCTTCCGGCTCGCCGTCCAGCGCAAGCTCGGGTTCTACGATGACACGCCGCTGCGGGCGCTCATCGAGAAGCACGCCAAGGGACGGCCCTTCCGCATCCCCACCCATGTCGGCCGCGTCTCGCTCGTGTCGGGACTGTACGATCTGGTGGACAGCGATGCTCCGGACTTCCTGGACGCGGTGTGGCACAGCGCGACGATGCCCGTCATCTGGGAAGCGATTGGCCCGAAGGCGTTCGTGGACGGAGGTCTGCGCAACGTCACCCCCCTCGGTGACGCACTGCGCTTCAACGCGACCGAGATCGTGGTCATCCCCTGCAGCGCGGGAGAGGTCGAATCGGCGAAGACTCCGGCCAACATCGTGGACGTGGCCAAGCGCAGCCTCACCGACATCACCATCAATGAAATCCTGCTCAACGACGTGGACGAGTTCGTCCGCATCAATGACGTCGTGAGACAGGCCCACGAGGCGGGCTTGACCCTGAAGAAGCCCGATGGGAGCGCCTATCGCTACTGCCCCATCACCGTGCTCACCCCGCGCAAGCCGATGGGGGACTCCCTCGACTTCTCGCCCGAGACGATCCGGCTGCGCATGCGGCACGGCGAGGACGTCGCGCGGATGGCGATGCTCCAGCAGACCGTGGTGAACGTCCCTCCACCCGTCCCCTCGATGCCGGCTCCGTAG